In Metopolophium dirhodum isolate CAU chromosome 7, ASM1992520v1, whole genome shotgun sequence, one genomic interval encodes:
- the LOC132949266 gene encoding vacuolar protein-sorting-associated protein 36 — protein sequence MDRFEYAKPDPAETVLWRHSNITLYDGNYKTSFHRGNIILTATHLFWMSGDAWLSLQLRYIVYIESTVTDTLFGSKTKTILVHLLPSDNKNPGPVSCAKGEYIKLDFKDKIPDGFFDVFQKTVGEKKWSVSKITRQIRTGIGGIEKNIYEKQKASDISITDAFKDLDRLMITAKDMVSLSKNISEKIKEKQGAISDDETVRFKSYLLGLGVDDPVTRSSFTDSNAYYTTLCKEIIKIIQVSLEEVGGTMALAEVYCRVNRARGLDLLSPEDLMNACYMMNTDQSSPIKLRKFDSGVLALQSSLCDESVVLKKTVEALQESGSLSAQELSTLIGVPVVLAKEYLLSAEKHGKSCRDESIEGLRFYLNKFLDEYM from the coding sequence CAATTACAAAACTTCGTTTCACCGTGGTAATATTATCTTAACTGCCACTCATCTTTTTTGGATGTCTGGCGATGCGTGGTTGTCTTTACAGCTTCGGTATATAGTGTACATTGAATCTACAGTTACTGACACTTTATTTGgttcaaaaactaaaacaattctTGTTCATTTATTACCCTCTGATAATAAAAATCCAGGCCCTGTTTCTTGTGCCAAAGGCGAGTACATCAAACTTGATTTTAAGGACAAAATTCCTGATGGGTTTTTTGATGTATTTCAGAAAACTGTTGGAGAAAAAAAGTGGTCTGTTAGCAAGATTACCCGTCAAATTAGAACAGGAATCGGAgggattgaaaaaaatatttatgaaaaacaaaaagcgTCTGATATTAGTATAACAGATGCTTTTAAAGACTTAGACAGACTTATGATTACAGCTAAAGATATGGTATcattaagtaaaaacatttctgaaaaaattaaagaaaaacaaggAGCTATTAGTGATGATGAAACTGTGCGCTTCAAGTCATACCTTTTAGGTCTTGGGGTTGATGACCCAGTTACTAGATCATCATTCACTGATTCAAATGCTTATTATACCACACTTTGTAaagaaataatcaaaattattcaagTTTCATTAGAAGAAGTTGGTGGTACAATGGCCCTTGCAGAGGTTTATTGCCGGGTAAATAGGGCTAGAGGATTAGATCTTTTATCACCCGAAGATTTAATGAATGCGTGCTACATGATGAATACTGACCAATCATCGCCtataaaactaagaaaatttgATAGCGGAGTATTAGCTTTACAATCATCTCTATGTGATGAGTCTgttgtattgaaaaaaactgTTGAAGCATTACAAGAAAGTGGATCATTAAGTGCACAAGAACTGTCAACGCTAATTGGAGTACCAGTTGTATTAGCTAAGGAGTATTTGTTATCTGCCGAAAAACATGGGAAGTCGTGTCGAGATGAAAGTATTGAAGGTCTAAGATTTTATCTCAATAAATTTTTAGATGaatacatgtaa
- the LOC132948907 gene encoding kynurenine formamidase isoform X1: MDGKTKSNEVLYSPSQWCKRMDPYIVVNKHIEIVKLISEQIKKSRYCKTTNIRYGSGDQQLLDVYEDGLISSDCTFVYIHGGYWQELNKDISAYCVGPLVNAGIRVVVPGYDLAPKVTLFNIVEEIHQMLSYLKDSLKYKNIWLGGHSAGAHLAASMIHPEVNENIGVKGFILISGIFDLNPLLETSINKPLKLNKNTCLALSPLNNLYGLDFTHITAQNRLKILVVYGENDSPAFHFQSKQFAKFLEKLGLDVIEERINGVDHFDIVENLSSIDYSLTKRIINFILN, from the exons ATGGACGGAAAA ACTAAAAGTAATGAAGTTCTATACTCGCCGAGCCAATGGTGTAAACGAATGGATCCATATATAGTGGTCAATAAACATAttgaaatagttaaattaa TTAGTGAACAAATTAAGAAATCCAGATATTGTAAAACAACAAATATAAGATATGGATCTGGTGACCAACAGCTGTTAGACGTTTATGAAGATGGACTGATTTCTTCGGATTGTACTTTTGTTTATATTCATGGAGGATATTGGCAAGAATTAAACAAAGACATTTCTGCGTATTGTGTAGGACCATTAGTAAATGCTGGGATTCGAGTGGTTGTACCTGGTTACGATCTCGCACCAaaag taactcTGTTTAATATAGTTGAAGAAATCCATCAAATGTTATCATATTTAAAggattctttaaaatataa aAATATTTGGTTGGGAGGACATTCAGCAGGTGCTCATTTAGCTGCATCGATGATACATCCTGAAGTAAATGAAAACATTGGTGTTAAAGGATTTATACTCATCAGCGGTATATTTGATCTTAATCCATTATTGGAGACTTCTATAAATAAACCACTGAAGTTAAAcaa GAACACTTGTCTAGCACTAAGTCCACTGAATAATCTATATGGACTTGATTTTACACATATAACGGCTCAGAATCGTTTAAAAATTCTTGTAGTTTATGGAGAAAATGATTCTCCAGCTTTCCATTTCCAATCAAAACAGTTTGCCAaa tttCTGGAAAAACTTGGTTTAGATGTAATAGAAGAAAGAATAAATGGAGTAGATCATTTTGACATTGTAGAGAATCTATCAAGCATAGACTATTCTCTTACaaaaagaattattaattttattcttaactGA
- the LOC132948907 gene encoding kynurenine formamidase isoform X2, with protein MDPYIVVNKHIEIVKLISEQIKKSRYCKTTNIRYGSGDQQLLDVYEDGLISSDCTFVYIHGGYWQELNKDISAYCVGPLVNAGIRVVVPGYDLAPKVTLFNIVEEIHQMLSYLKDSLKYKNIWLGGHSAGAHLAASMIHPEVNENIGVKGFILISGIFDLNPLLETSINKPLKLNKNTCLALSPLNNLYGLDFTHITAQNRLKILVVYGENDSPAFHFQSKQFAKFLEKLGLDVIEERINGVDHFDIVENLSSIDYSLTKRIINFILN; from the exons ATGGATCCATATATAGTGGTCAATAAACATAttgaaatagttaaattaa TTAGTGAACAAATTAAGAAATCCAGATATTGTAAAACAACAAATATAAGATATGGATCTGGTGACCAACAGCTGTTAGACGTTTATGAAGATGGACTGATTTCTTCGGATTGTACTTTTGTTTATATTCATGGAGGATATTGGCAAGAATTAAACAAAGACATTTCTGCGTATTGTGTAGGACCATTAGTAAATGCTGGGATTCGAGTGGTTGTACCTGGTTACGATCTCGCACCAaaag taactcTGTTTAATATAGTTGAAGAAATCCATCAAATGTTATCATATTTAAAggattctttaaaatataa aAATATTTGGTTGGGAGGACATTCAGCAGGTGCTCATTTAGCTGCATCGATGATACATCCTGAAGTAAATGAAAACATTGGTGTTAAAGGATTTATACTCATCAGCGGTATATTTGATCTTAATCCATTATTGGAGACTTCTATAAATAAACCACTGAAGTTAAAcaa GAACACTTGTCTAGCACTAAGTCCACTGAATAATCTATATGGACTTGATTTTACACATATAACGGCTCAGAATCGTTTAAAAATTCTTGTAGTTTATGGAGAAAATGATTCTCCAGCTTTCCATTTCCAATCAAAACAGTTTGCCAaa tttCTGGAAAAACTTGGTTTAGATGTAATAGAAGAAAGAATAAATGGAGTAGATCATTTTGACATTGTAGAGAATCTATCAAGCATAGACTATTCTCTTACaaaaagaattattaattttattcttaactGA
- the LOC132948648 gene encoding uncharacterized protein LOC132948648 has protein sequence MNPLTNMRNVKKLSEQELQRLPKSSWHDEYKSSAWIFVGGLPYDLSEGDIMSIFSQYGEITNLNLVRDKDTGKQKGFCFVCYEDQRSTILAVDNFNGTRVLGRILRVDHVKDYKPPKNSEPTSKIKTEKLEDDFQVKTENNEEIFLPQFQRTISTPEIKREVCTPEIKREVCTPEIIESPEYESNKKIKKSKDKKRHHSDQRERSREKHRKKHNKSEQDISSKREKSNKRSMHSQSQEKDVDKDSKTKSSKEHRRRDKSSERDRKKLKVNRKEYNDKDYDDKNKRKNYQNDDKNYKKTKKV, from the exons ATGAATCCATTAAC AAATATgagaaatgtaaaaaaactcAGTGAACAAGAATTGCAACGATTGCCTAAAAGTTCTTGGCATGATGAGTATAAATCAAGTGCATGGATATTTGTTGGAGGATTACCTTATGATCTTTCTGAAGGcgatattatgtctatattttctca gtatGGAGAAATCACTAATCTAAATTTGGTACGGGATAAAGACACTGGCAAACAGAAAGGATTTTGTTTCGTTTGCTATGAAGACCAAAGAAGTACAATATTAGCGGTAGATAACTTCAATGGTACACGTGTACTAGGTCGAATATTACGTGTTGATCATGTTAAAGATTACAAACCTCCAAAAAACTCAGAACCTActagtaaaattaaaactgaaaaattagAAGATGATTTCCAGgttaaaacagaaaataatgaGGAAATATTTTTGCCACAATTTCAAAGAACAATTAGCACTCCAGAAATCAAACGAGAAGTCTGCACTCCTGAAATAAAACGAGAAGTTTGTACTCCAGAAATAATTGAAAGTCCTGAGTatgaaagtaataaaaaaataaaaaaatctaaagatAAGAAAAGGCACCATAGTGATCAAAGAGAAAGGTCAAGagaaaaacatagaaaaaaacataacaaaagcGAACAAGATATATCTAGTAAGAGAGAGAAAAGTAATAAACGATCTATGCACAGTCAAAGTCAAGAGAAGGATGTTGATAAAGATTCTAAAACTAAATCATCTAAAGAGCACAGAAGAAGAGATAAATCAAGTGAAAGAGATAGAAAGAAGTTAAAAGTCAATAGAAAAGAATATAATGACAAGGATTATGATGACaagaataaaagaaaaaattatcaaaacgatgacaagaattataaaaaaacaaaaaaagtataa